The genomic interval CAATAAAGCCATACTGCGTTAAAAGGTCATATACGAAACGCGAGCATATATCCCAATGAGAGTCTCTGTCCCTAAGAGAGTGCATGGATGATGACCAGACTCACTAGCCTACCATAAGATGTGATCCGAGGGAGCCACATCGTATTAAAGACAATGAAATGGTACTCAGTACAACGGACGGACCACTCTGACACAAGAGACGGGTGATCCACCTCAACTGGAAGTATAAAAGGCAAATTTTAGGTTAGAATTAACTCTCATGTATTTTACatacaaaaaattatctttaagaATAAAAACTGGTCTAGGTATCGGAGGTGTTTCACTGACCCTCACATTCTTCATGTTGCAGGAATATCGAGCCCGGTGATTGGTGTGCGAAACACGTCATTAATAAATGtatttagttattaataaaataaactcataaatgattttttcgTATTTTATTACTGTAGCATTTATAATGGGCTTTTCACTAGGTTTCATCCCACCTCGCTGTAACCCAGCAAATACACCCTTCACATTGTTAGGTGTCACGCCTACAAAAATCGGTTCTGCGATGTATTTACGATTGCGTGAGCATGAGATATGAAGAGTATCATGTCATGAGTCTTCCTCTCCCTCACAAATATTAGAGTCATGTTCAGAAATAAAGAAGGGCGAATAATCAAAACACGTAACGTGTAAGAAAACCTTTAAAAACtctgatttatatttttgttctttatagaattggaaaatgatagatataATCGTGAATATATAAGTattgtataatcattttaaaaaaaaatacgagactcacataaaaaaaattatttttttaataataaatcttactctttttcaaatcgATTATATAGTATTTGCATACTCTACAATTGTACAATATTTACATACTTCACGACtccatataatattactctttaaaattttgtgttacaaagaaaaaaattggtcATACGACCAAAAATTTGtcaaaataattagaatagtgaaattaaaatgaaagctTATATTGGAGTGAGAGTTCGAAGATCACGAGGTTGAGCATGATAAAATGGAGTTTCAAACAAATTGATTAGGGAAATACCAAGTTAGAATTATAAAAACAGACTTTAAAACAAGAAGCGTGAGatctataataaatttttataaaaataaactcgcaaattgatgtaatatgtcaaatttactttataataataataaagctaCAGTCTGACAAATTAAAACAGAACACGTTGgtttatgagtttatatttttaaaatatttttttagagataaatgatatttatagttatagagAATGCGCAAgcgttgaatatttttttaaaaaaaaataagtaaatataagatatatatgaaaaaaattaatttttttaataataagctttactcttttttaaaagaaatgagttgCACCTACATAATATAtgactgtatttaatattatttttttaattttttcttaattttatattttctttaattgagaaaaatagaacaaaTCTGTGAAAGAAGTAGCGGGCCCCACAGACCAGAGCCAAACCATCAACCAGCCAATAGTCGATCGTTCCAGATTGCTTGCACAACGCCTATTCCCGttcaaaaaatctattcatcctTCCGATCttcattatcttttattattataatgtgatattaaataataaatttataaataaaatataataaataatttttaattatttaatatcacagataatagaaaaatgataaaaattgagattacTTATTTCTATTACCAGAGATACTACAGCTATACCCAAACCCTATTAAtctatttcttttctattttttgttctttacaAAAAGCCCAATAAAAGCGTGTTCAAAGATTGCTCGTTCAATCTGGCAATGGCTGCGTTAAGCTCTGTGGTGGGAAGCAGCGGCGCCCCTCAAATCGGTCCGTGGTGCAGTTCAAGAGGCTGCAAAAGGCGGGGTCATTATAATTCGGTGCTCTCTCTGCCTCGTCCTTCGACTCCGTTCCTCCGACTCCATAGCCGCCATCTATCCCTATTTCCTCCCACCAGGAGgtattattgtattttctttttatcttgaAGTTTATTTTCCCGGTCTCtcaaattttaattcattaGGGTTTTTCTGCTTCACTTTTGTTCCTTTTCAAGATAGTTAATTCTCAATTGTACAAACTGATTTGGCAGCTAGTCATCGTAGATAGACGTATCGTATTCGCAAATATTGCTTCTGTTGTGCCTTTTAAATCTACCTTCGATATTCATATGCttgttttcttgtgttttcaGCAAGAATACTATTTATTGCCAATTATATCATggaattgaaataataattcattttcaattgtttgGTTATGTGTCCTTCCGGACGAAAGGTACCCCCATGAACTTGGTAATGGCAGATTGGGGTTTCACAGAAATAAGAATTATACTCGGAAACAGTATAGTTCTATGTTTAATGAACCAGTGACCGAGGCATCTTTTTCTGGACGGAACGCCTGCATTTCTTGCTCTCTCAACCGCAGAAGATCTCATCTTAACATCGAAAGGTCTATACCAAGGGCCTTTCTTGAAAAATCAACATTCCATATATCAAAGCACGGTATTGGCAATATTTCAGTAAGTAGGCCAAATCAAGTTAATTCAATTACATTACAGCTATATCCTTTTATCAACTGATATCGACGATCATACACAACCAAGAGCTTATGTAATTGCATCGGCAGCTTCTGATTTTAATAATGCTGCATCACATAATATTAACTTGAGAAACCAAGTATTGTATTGTCAAGGATTATATGGTATGGATATTTTGGGTACAGTTTGATTGTGCATTGATGACTGATACATGCTCTTTTTTTATCTTCGTTTTTTGTAAAGCTTCCAAGCAAtcactcaaaaagaaaatttgtgtGGGGTGGACAATAATGGACATCCCCCAAAAATGTTGAAAGAAGATAAGTGAATTATGATTACTTGCTGACCAGGATTGCACTGAGTTGCTTCTGTCATTGAATTAACGAAACTAAATTAGTagcaaaataatttattgagtTGCAGGAAGTAActtgtttctaattttattaaacttgTCATTACCATCTAACTTTCTGGAGGAAGTGGTAGTCTCATTTTGTTGCCCGGGTAAAACTGTATGCTTGGTTATCTgaataatatgacatatatatctTATCCTCAGTCTTAGGCTGATtactttttattgttattttgttgttgtttttatcaTTACTTCTCCATTTTTACCAGGCAACTAATTATCAGCAATCTGAAGcctggattttctttttaagctTGCTGAGATTTCTACATGAATCGCAAAACAATGTTCTTTAATCAGCTTGCACTTGGGGTGGGGGTGTCTGCATTTTGAGTGCATGCTTTAGCCTGTGAAGGACTTCTTCTAGAAACAGAAACTATTTTGTATCTAATCctatattgattatttcatcTGCTGTTCATTAAAAGGGCTGGTATAAGATATGTTTTGGGTCCAAAGGCACCTTCTCCCCTGTAAGAACAGAGGTGTTTGTTCTAtataagatgattttttttttttttttttattggcacctgGTATCCGGAacaacgtcccgactaatcccgagggcacacaggccctcggcaaggagttttccgcaagtgcacatttggtaattcaaaggaaaaatcccttagtccgatggcccctagagattgtttgcacccaaggggatttgaaccttggacctagggggagcatacccccaagcccaaggcctttaccacttgagccaatcccTAGGGGTTCTATATAAGATGATGCCTATTATACTGCCATTTTCCTTTCCCCTGCTCTCAACAATTTTGTCTCACATTTtgtacttattatatttttttcaggtGAAGTATGATCATCTTCCACAAGCAACTGTTGGTCCAGATGAGCCTCATGCAGCAAGTACGGCCTGGCCAGATGTTCTCGAGAAACAAGATTTAGATATATCTTATCCTGAAATAGATCGAGCAGAGTTAGAGGGATTCTTAAGTTCTGAACTTCCGTCTCACCCAAAGGTGTATCGAGGACAGCTGAAAAATGGATTGCGTTATCTTATTTTACCAAATAAAGTACCACCAAATAGGTATGGTTTGTCCACACCTAAAATGCTTACACATAGATCACATATAAAGATAGGGTAGGATAGAATAATTCATGATTTTGAAAAGCCACAAGCTTAATATGAAGTTCGTTTGAGCTAGTCAAAACTTCTAAAAACACATatcacatacatacatacatgttaGGTTCCCATCAATTTCTAAACATTTATTCTAATATtcattgaaattttaatttttatacctCTTCTCATAAGTGTCAACATCACACAGCAATTTCAttacaagattttcttttttaaagaaaggtTGATGCTCAATTCCAAAACATTTCCATCACTccaatattattagtattatttttttaaaagaaagaaagagtttTATCATTCAGAAACATTCCTTTTGAGGAATTAATCTGCTCCAATTGTACTTGTCTAAAGTGACCCTAAATGAGTTCTATTCTCAGTGTAACTTTAGGAGCtggttttatttaatttcaatggTTTAAAAATGATGTCGATAGGAACTATTCCTAATGTACGAGttgttacattttattttcatgattcCTTGTGTGATTAGCACTGGGTTTTAAACTAACCTAcgtatcaaaaatattttttttttataagtaacctacgtataaaaaatatgatatgctTCAATTACTGTAACTGATGTTGTTTTGGATGAATACAAGAAAGACAGACATGAattaatttgatgaaaaagagaggataaactacaaatatgtattgaCAATCTATCATACAAAACACCTAATGTACCGCCtttagcttaaaattagatagcagttaaaaaatattgttcagTACACAAATCtaacttttgttttgaagtaCAATGATCAAGAAATACGTTTGTCTCTTTAGTTATGGGAAGAGCATAATGGAAGATTCACCTATGTGTATGCTTTTCTATAGATCCCCATTCTTActaacaaaatatattacacaAATGAATCTCTCTCCTCCCCTGGCTTGTTCTTATGTAGAAATATTCTTGTTTAGGTTTGAAGCACACATGGAAGTACATGTTGGATCAATTGATGAGGAGGATGATGAGCAAGGAATTGCTCATATGATCGAACATGTTGCTTTCCTTGGAAGTAAGAAACGTGAGAAACTTCTTGGTACAGGAGCCCGATCCAATGCTTACACTGATTTCCACCATACAGTGTTCCACATTCATTCACCAACCAGCACAAAGGTTTCTTTCCTTACATGTCTTTCATCTTATCTTGTGTACTATGTCATGGACATTGAATACTGATTTAATTGCACACTTTTTTCATTTCTCTGCATACAAGCTCAGGGTACGCTCTACttgtacatttttttccttgatttaattcgttatcttattttttatttcaatttttctccATCAAATATGTTAAAACAAATGCATAACCCTTTTGTTTTTGGAGGGATGGAGGGTAACATAAAATCTGTACTTGTATTCAATGTCCTTGGGACACAAATTTGTGAAGTCAAATTAGCAACATGCAGAATTTGGTTTGTACTTATATAAGATCAACTGACTCATATCTTGTCATGCCTTTACAAGTCGCAATCTTTGCCTTCATCATTTACTGATTGTGGTGTGGTGATGCTTACCAGGACTCTGATGGAGATCTACTTCCATCAGTGCTGGATGCATTAAATGAGGTAAGAAAAATCAGTGTCCTCCATATGCTTACAGTGCATGtgttgattttcttttgttcccctccttttaaattatttcctaTCTTAAGTGCATGAATAACCTTATCTCATTTGTGCATATAGATAGCGTTCCACCCAAAATTTCTTGCTTCTCGGGTTGAAAAGGAACGGCGTGCTATTCTTTCAGAATTACAAATGATGAATACAATAGAGTATCGTGTTGATTGCCAGGTATGGATTAAgtatatttttgtgttttagtgTTTTGCTAGGTTGATGTTTTCACATCAGTGGCCTATGTCATAATGTTTATGCCCTCTTCTTTTGAATGCAGTTGTTACAACATTTACATTCTGAAAATAAGCTGAGTAAAAGGTTCCCGATTGGATTAGAAGAGCAGATTAAGAAGTGGGATgcagataaaataagaaaattccaTGAGCGTTGGTACTTCCCTGCAAATGCAACCTTGTACATAGTGGGGGATATCGATAACATCTCAAAGACAGTTGGTCAGATTGAAGTATGTCACAGATTCAGTTATATATCTTTTATAACTTTTGAGTCCAgacaaggattttttttaatttactccTGAGTTTTTACCATAATTAGTTTCTTGTGTGCAGGCTGTCTTTGGGCAAACTGGCCTAGAAAATGAAGCTATTTCTGCACCTAGTCCAAGTGCATTTGGTGCAATGGCCAGTTTTCTCGTTCCTAAGCTTTCAGCTGGGCTGGCTGGAAGTTTATcaaatgaaaaatcatctaCTTCTTTAGATCAACCCAAAATCTTAAAGAAAGAGAGGCATGCAGTTCGCCCTCCAGTTAAGCATAATTGGTCTCTTCCTGGAAGCAGCACAGATGGGAAGGTTCCACAGATATTCCAGCATGAACTGCTTCAAAACTTTTCAATCAACATGTTCTGCAAGGTATCAATAAttgttcttttaattatttgtcaATTTCCATCGGTATGGGGATTTATGTTTCTCTTGCaaacattcagtgtacttggctaCGCCTATtggtattaataaatttttacttacaaaaaaaaaacatttcagtGTTGATGGCGCAATTCAATTCCAATGCCAAGGGTCTGTGCACCCTGGGGATTGGTTGAGACTTTGTTCTGGACACCCGGtgcaatccaaaaaaaaaaaaatcttagacATATTCAACCATATCTGGGCTGTAGCCATGTGTGATTTGTTTTTAAGTATCTGCAATTCCTAGATCAGTTCCTTGGTGTCTTTACAAATAGGGATTTTCAGAATGACGGTGTCTTCTTTATTCTACATGTGGGGTGGCAAAGGGACCCGCTCCAGGTTATATTTTGTCtcttttgattaatatataaaatttttttataagaaagtgaaaaagggccattttttgataaatatatgtTTAAGAGTGCAAATGGGGGTGCCACCTATTTCATGGGGAGTGTACAAGAGTAACACTAAAAACTGTAATTTGAGTTAACATTTGAAACTTAAAAGCTCCAAAAGCCTTTCCAAATTGGAGTACATAAAGCAATCACTTGCTACCATCTATAGAATATAACGGTCTTAGATAAATAAGCTTCAGTAATTTACTGGTGTCAGTTTATATGATgagtattttatgttttgtggATTTAACCCCttggggttggctcaagtggtaaaggccttggtcttggtggtatgctctctCTAGGTCTAAAGTTTGAATCctcttgagtgcaaacaattcCTAGGTGCCATTGAACtggggatttttcccttgaattacctgaggtgcacttgcaggaaactccttacCGAGAGCCTATGTACCTCTGGATTAGTCAGTTTCCAGACAcctagtgccaataaaaaaatgttttgtggATTTGATTGCTCTGtatctctcttcttcttcttcctcttcctcttcttttccaGCGTTCTTATATTGTTTAATTTCCTGCAGATCCCCGTGAACAAAGTTCAAACGTATGGTGATTTGCGAAATGTtttgatgaaaagaatttttctgtCTGCCTTGCATTTTCGGATTAATACAAGATACAAGGTGGGTTCGAATTATCACTTTACTATTTCTTGCTACTATTATGAATTAGTTGATTGCAAGCTCAGGTCATTGTCATTCTGTCTGAGTTGTGTTGGTTTGCCACTGATCATTCTTATTATAAAAGTTTGTTTTTCATTGTGatgctttcctttttgtttcaatGGATTTTGCCTCATCTTCTTTAAGTTATCCTAGTAAAGATTGTTCCTTAAGCTATGAGTATTTGATGCAGGTATACAGATGAAAAATTGATTAATTTACTGTAAGGAAAGCTTCACAACGAATAATAAAGATATGGCCAACTACGGAGATTTACTTTTTGGTAGTCATGGGGTCCCCTAATGGATGTGTGAGCTGTATTTgcttattagaataaaatacgATATATAACCAGTTAACAAAGTTGCAATCATAAAATGGAAACTTCCAATCAAGCTGATAATAGGAACCATACATCTGCTCAAGTCATTATTTGTCTGTGTGCTTATCAACTACATTGTTTTGTGCTTTGATAAGACTGCATATCCCTCTAAAAGTATAGCTAACACATGTAAATTTTCAGAGTTCAAATCCACCATTCACATCAGTTGAATTGGATCACAGTGATTCTGGAAGGGAAGGATGCACCGTCACTACTCTTACAGTAACTGCAGAACCAAAGAATTGGCACAGTGCAATTAAAGTTGCTGTACAAGAGGTTCAATATTTCTACTATTCCCACTCTACCCTGTACATGTGTTGATTTGGGTGTTTTCTCTACCATCTTTTTTGGTTGTTATCATTAAACCTGATCATAGACTGGCAGCCTACTCAGCTGCCCGTGCTTGGCTTGCATTTGGGTAGGATTGGACTGAGATTTAAGGCTCAATTAATTTTCAAGGCGGACACCATACTTGGAAACTTTTTCAACAGCCAGTTTATCCTAGTTTGTGTTTAtttacaaagaagaaaaataattttttttttgataagtaattatTATTGAAGAtgataattataagaaataattaattattgaagaTGATACAACCCAATGATATATAAAACTTCCACACCCTAATTCTAATTCTCTATCCTCTGGCCATGGCTGATGCCAATGCATATTGGCATGACTATGAGATCAATGATAACGGATTCCTTTTACATAAAGGTTGCAAACCATAAAATTATGCCCAACAAGCCACTCCTGGTCCCAAATTCATTAGCAGAAGTGTTTGATCTCAGATCCAAGAGGGGATTCAATGCGTTTTGTTCCCTcccaaaaataaatgaataaacttGTTCATTGAGCCAAGGGTGGCAGGCGGGTATTTTTCTTCTAGGGCCTAGTGCAGGCCTAAAAACCAGGCTAGGTTGGGCAGGGGCCTGCACGTTGATGTTGTTATCAgacctattttttttccctttggaaAATTCTATGTATAAGCTGGTGTGTAGAACACACCTACCAAAGCGCTTACATgccataatttgatttggaagagaaattaatcttacaaataaaatcttcCCATGTAAGTGATCTGGATGGTATATTCTACACACCTCGCTTacaaatagaataactctttccccttatttgcaaaatattatgCAGCATTGAATAGTTTGTATTATATTACATTAGACATCAATAACCACTTCGATTTAGTTATCAATGCATACCTGTTTTAGTTGAAGGTAATTTTGTGGCAGCATCAATGCCGTTGAAGTActgataaaatcatttttttttggcattttgtttatTGCTAACCTTTGAAATATTTGGTTCTGGTTCAGGTTCGAAGGCTGAAAGAGTTTGGTGTCACAAGGGGTGAATTAACACGCTATATGGATGCATTGTTAAAAGATAGTGAACACCTAGCAGCTTTGATAGATAATGTGTCATCCGTTGATAATTTGGATTTTATTATGGAGAGTGACGCACTGGGCCATACAGTTATGGATCAGAGACAAGGACATGAGAGCTTGGTTGCTGTCGCTGGAACAGTTACTCTTGAAGAGGTAATTTCATTTGTAACGATCCTACTTGAAATTATCCAAACGTCCCTGTAACGTAACACAAAGATCTACCAATTCACtaaacaaattggttagtcgttaaccatgcaattatttaataataaaaaaataacataaagtaaataatttgcACAATACCAAGATTGGTAACGAAagaaaaccctttaaagaactctttaaaggtaaaaccctacgaggcagccaaatccagaaaaaccaattttatcatttgaaaatatgttataagtttcaattacaaaaaattttgtcaattgacactcttacttgaccagacaaacgggtcgtttgtctCTACCGCAACAGTAGCTAGAACCTCTGACGATCTTTAAACATTAGTTTTTCTCCTGGAACTTCAGTGGTTGAATCACGATCACGCTATCTCAATTTTGGATCAACAATCACAttctttgagagaaacaatatgaaaattctccaaggaattttctcaccaaaatatgtaCTGGAAAGTGGtctaaaaaatatctagaaCTGAATCTCTATAGATCCTAACCAATAGGATTCCTGAAATAAACAATCTGCTGACAGAGTGAAGTCGTGAGGGACTCTTCTGACGGGATGCTGACACCTGACACTTAATCTTTTTAGCAGTAGCAGTATCCCATTCAAACTCTTCTCTGGATAATTACAGAATTCTTGGAACTCGATTTTCACACTCGACTTATCTAATGGCAGGTTtagggggtgagatgagaattttgtgttttgtttgaaagtttaaaatattatgttttaatattattattgttttgagatttgaaaaagttgaattgagatttgaaaaagttgaattatttattatattttgtattgggatttgattGGCTGTTCCCGAGTGGAAGTCTCGAGAGGACTACAGATGGTGCCTGCGAGTAGCGACAAGGCTGTTGTTCCCAAGCTTGCTGCGGTCAGCTTCTGCGATGATGTTTTGGCCACTGTTTTGACTTCACCTCAGGCATAGAAAGCCCCGATATCCTTAGAGGAAGTCTCGGGAGAACTACGGATGGTGTCGTATGTGTCGGTAATTGAGGAAGGGGAAATTGTGGACGTATTGAGGTTCGAGGAGGAGGGGACTAGCCTGTGGAAGCAATCCTTGATTTTTGAAGACagtgaggaggaggagatgggtAGTCTGTCCCCTCTATAGACACTACCCCCTCAGATCGAACCTAGAGCAGCAAATTGGGTGTTAAAAAAAGTCGGGGAGCTTCAAGGGTGGGT from Juglans microcarpa x Juglans regia isolate MS1-56 chromosome 4S, Jm3101_v1.0, whole genome shotgun sequence carries:
- the LOC121263306 gene encoding stromal processing peptidase, chloroplastic, producing the protein MAALSSVVGSSGAPQIGPWCSSRGCKRRGHYNSVLSLPRPSTPFLRLHSRHLSLFPPTRRYPHELGNGRLGFHRNKNYTRKQYSSMFNEPVTEASFSGRNACISCSLNRRRSHLNIERSIPRAFLEKSTFHISKHGIGNISVKYDHLPQATVGPDEPHAASTAWPDVLEKQDLDISYPEIDRAELEGFLSSELPSHPKVYRGQLKNGLRYLILPNKVPPNRFEAHMEVHVGSIDEEDDEQGIAHMIEHVAFLGSKKREKLLGTGARSNAYTDFHHTVFHIHSPTSTKDSDGDLLPSVLDALNEIAFHPKFLASRVEKERRAILSELQMMNTIEYRVDCQLLQHLHSENKLSKRFPIGLEEQIKKWDADKIRKFHERWYFPANATLYIVGDIDNISKTVGQIEAVFGQTGLENEAISAPSPSAFGAMASFLVPKLSAGLAGSLSNEKSSTSLDQPKILKKERHAVRPPVKHNWSLPGSSTDGKVPQIFQHELLQNFSINMFCKIPVNKVQTYGDLRNVLMKRIFLSALHFRINTRYKSSNPPFTSVELDHSDSGREGCTVTTLTVTAEPKNWHSAIKVAVQEVRRLKEFGVTRGELTRYMDALLKDSEHLAALIDNVSSVDNLDFIMESDALGHTVMDQRQGHESLVAVAGTVTLEEVNSIGAKVLEYIADFGKATTPLPAAIVACVPKKVHVDGIGETEFKISPTEITAAIKAGLDEPIEAEPELEVPKELISSSQLQELRLQRSPTFIPISPETNVTKVHDKETGITQCRLSNGIPINYKISKTEAQGGVMRLIVGGGRAAESSESKGSVVVGVRTLSEGGRVGNFSREQVELFCVNHLINCSLESTEEFISMEFRFTLRDNGMRAAFQLLHMVLEHSVWLDDAFDRARQLYLSYYRSIPKSLERSTAHKLMLAMLNSDERFVEPTPTSLENLTLQSVKDAVMNQFVGNNMEVSIVGDFSEEEIESCVLDYLGTVRATRNSDRAHEFSPIFFRPSPSDLQFQQVFLKDTDERACAYIAGPAPNRWGFTVDGEDLLESIRNTSTADVAQSKSEELHVEEGKGVQTHLQRKLRGHSLFFGITMGLLAEVINSRLFTTVRDSLGLTYDVSFELNLFDRLNLGWYVISVTSTPGKVHKAVEACKSVLRGLHSNKITQRELDRAKRTLLMRHEAEIKSNAYWLGLLAHLQASSVPRKGISCIKDLISLYEAAIIEDVYLAYDQLKVDENYLYSCIGVAGAQAGDEITGEDESHEGFPGVIPAGRGLSTMTRPTT